Proteins from one Candidatus Margulisiibacteriota bacterium genomic window:
- a CDS encoding O-acetyl-ADP-ribose deacetylase, whose product MIELVKGDITAQQVDAIVNAANSSLMGGGGVDGAIHRAGGPQILEECKTYVAKHGRLPTGKAMITAGGNLPAKYVIHTVGPIYRENKDQSALLRSCYVESLKLAVEHGVRTIAFPSISTGAYRYPLAEAAPLATRAVSEFLKGNKLIARVLFVLFNEEVYNAYERALAEISR is encoded by the coding sequence TTGATCGAACTGGTTAAAGGGGACATCACCGCCCAACAGGTTGACGCCATCGTCAACGCGGCGAACTCCTCGCTAATGGGCGGGGGCGGGGTGGACGGCGCGATCCACCGCGCTGGCGGACCGCAGATCCTCGAAGAGTGCAAAACTTACGTCGCCAAGCACGGCCGCTTGCCGACCGGGAAAGCGATGATCACTGCCGGCGGGAATTTGCCGGCAAAGTACGTTATCCATACGGTCGGCCCTATTTACCGCGAGAATAAGGATCAATCCGCATTATTACGCAGTTGTTATGTCGAAAGCCTTAAGCTGGCGGTTGAGCACGGCGTCAGGACGATCGCTTTTCCGTCAATTTCCACCGGCGCTTACCGCTACCCGTTAGCCGAGGCGGCGCCGCTCGCGACCAGGGCGGTCAGCGAGTTCTTGAAGGGAAATAAGTTGATCGCCAGGGTTTTGTTCGTGTTATTTAACGAGGAGGTCTATAACGCTTATGAGCGAGCGCTTGCAGAAATATCTCGCTAG
- a CDS encoding pseudouridine synthase encodes MSERLQKYLASCGVASRRKAEELIRAGKVSVNGLVVTAMGTKVDPDKDKVRVEGRSVKPESKKIYLKLNKPRGYASSCVSQKGERTVLDLVKEIDERLYPVGRLDMGSEGLIILTNDGELANELMHPRYEHEKEYEVCLESPVTGRELQLLEQGVVIAGEKTLPTKVTLLGPYSFRIILKEGKNRQIRKMVEALGNQVVSLRRTRIGKVVLGKLPLGKVEELTPAEVRALRLAER; translated from the coding sequence ATGAGCGAGCGCTTGCAGAAATATCTCGCTAGCTGCGGCGTTGCTTCCCGCCGCAAGGCCGAAGAGCTGATCCGGGCCGGCAAAGTGTCGGTCAACGGCCTGGTCGTCACCGCCATGGGGACGAAAGTCGATCCGGACAAGGATAAAGTCCGGGTCGAAGGCCGGAGCGTTAAACCCGAAAGCAAAAAGATCTACTTAAAGCTGAACAAACCGCGCGGTTACGCCAGCTCCTGCGTCAGCCAGAAGGGGGAGCGGACGGTCCTTGATCTGGTCAAAGAGATCGATGAGCGGCTTTACCCGGTCGGCCGCCTCGATATGGGGTCGGAAGGCTTGATCATTTTGACCAATGACGGCGAGCTGGCCAACGAGCTGATGCACCCGCGCTACGAACACGAAAAAGAGTACGAAGTCTGTCTCGAGTCGCCGGTCACCGGCCGCGAGCTGCAGCTGCTTGAGCAGGGGGTCGTGATCGCCGGCGAAAAAACGTTACCGACCAAAGTGACGCTGCTCGGCCCGTACTCGTTCCGGATCATCTTGAAAGAGGGAAAGAACCGGCAGATCAGGAAGATGGTGGAGGCGCTTGGTAATCAGGTCGTCAGCCTGCGGCGGACCAGGATCGGCAAGGTTGTCCTAGGAAAATTGCCGCTTGGCAAAGTGGAAGAGCTGACCCCAGCCGAGGTCCGCGCCCTGCGTCTTGCCGAGCGCTAA
- a CDS encoding SAM-dependent methyltransferase: protein MRISAMLPAIKPPGGTPVPQASKDYIRQRIVRDIRAKGRISYRELLTTLSYDPDQGFYTKHLLIGNRAGRDHFTTRPLEFGPHYGWAFGRRFQRLFELANFPAGKLDLVALGDGTGEFFFDILQQLKRNIDLFPRLEPTSIELTERFARQQKARLAPCGVKVINDSSLAIDRHLPKLTGIVYAHEMLDQFPVHKVSTLRGKLYEHYLTITNDELREEIGPPADPLLAEYFAVTGPLPRDSSPRMVNLDAFRFLANLAKSLEQGLVFLIDYNRQSPKLHGIKYTRFGRHVALEPETVDAAIGRDVTTDVDFAALKKIAGHFGLQVLFEVNDYEFLEGTIAPSYKDVLGAPMRVLALGKTQGADLGWGQLFHFAKRQFS, encoded by the coding sequence ATGAGGATCTCGGCAATGCTCCCGGCGATCAAGCCGCCTGGCGGAACTCCCGTCCCCCAGGCCAGCAAGGACTACATCCGGCAGCGGATCGTCCGGGACATTCGGGCCAAAGGCCGGATCTCTTACCGCGAACTGCTGACGACGCTTTCGTACGACCCGGACCAGGGGTTCTACACCAAGCATCTCCTGATCGGCAATCGGGCCGGACGCGACCACTTCACCACCCGGCCGCTCGAGTTCGGCCCGCACTACGGCTGGGCGTTCGGCCGCCGTTTCCAGCGGTTATTCGAGCTGGCAAATTTCCCGGCCGGCAAACTGGACCTGGTCGCGCTCGGCGACGGGACCGGCGAATTTTTCTTCGATATCCTGCAGCAACTGAAGCGGAACATCGACCTCTTCCCGCGGCTGGAACCGACCAGCATTGAACTGACCGAACGCTTTGCCCGCCAGCAAAAGGCCCGGCTTGCCCCCTGCGGGGTCAAGGTCATCAACGACTCCTCCCTGGCGATCGACCGCCACCTGCCAAAACTGACCGGGATCGTCTACGCCCACGAAATGCTTGACCAATTCCCCGTCCACAAGGTCTCGACCTTGCGGGGGAAGCTCTACGAACACTACTTGACCATCACGAACGACGAACTCAGGGAGGAGATCGGGCCCCCTGCCGACCCGCTGCTCGCCGAATACTTCGCGGTCACCGGGCCGCTCCCGCGCGACAGTTCCCCCCGGATGGTTAACTTGGACGCCTTCCGCTTTCTCGCCAATCTGGCCAAGAGCCTGGAGCAAGGATTGGTTTTCCTGATCGATTACAACCGGCAAAGCCCGAAATTGCACGGGATCAAATATACCCGCTTCGGCCGGCACGTCGCGCTCGAGCCGGAAACGGTCGACGCGGCGATCGGCCGGGACGTGACGACCGACGTCGACTTCGCCGCGTTAAAAAAGATCGCCGGTCATTTCGGCCTGCAGGTGTTGTTCGAGGTCAACGATTACGAATTTCTGGAGGGGACGATCGCGCCGTCGTATAAAGATGTCCTGGGCGCTCCGATGCGGGTCTTAGCGCTCGGCAAGACGCAGGGCGCGGACCTCGGCTGGGGTCAGCTCTTCCACTTTGCCAAGCGGCAATTTTCCTAG
- a CDS encoding aspartate kinase encodes MEVIVHKYGGTSVGSPEKIKQVARRVKEVKDNGYEVVVIVSAMGQETDELISLMHQVTDNPDPREYDMLVSTGEQVSAALLAMALQAQGCPAVSLTGGQAGVVTEDIYQKARIKDVKLDRIKRELKAGKVVVVTGFQGVDSKGDIITIGRGGSDTSAVAIAAALHAQVCDIYTDVDGVYTTDPRICPEARKLRYVSYEEMLELASLGAQVLHPRSVECASIYDMVIHLRSSQKEGEGTYIMSPERIIEEGGKMEKKEAVRGIALDENIAKIGIFKVPDKPGTAARLFGALAAEKINVDMIVQSINTAGSQADMAFTVDMPELKKAVAITEKVAKELGAEGVISDPEVCKISLVGIGMVSQPGTASKMFAALSAEKINIQMISTSEIKISCIIKSDQGKKAVQILHKAFGLEKVA; translated from the coding sequence ATGGAAGTCATCGTCCACAAATACGGCGGGACCTCGGTTGGCAGCCCGGAAAAGATCAAGCAAGTCGCCCGGCGGGTCAAAGAGGTCAAAGACAACGGCTACGAAGTCGTCGTCATCGTTTCCGCCATGGGGCAGGAGACCGACGAACTGATCTCGCTGATGCACCAGGTGACCGATAATCCCGATCCGCGCGAATACGACATGCTCGTCTCGACCGGCGAACAGGTTTCCGCCGCTCTCCTGGCGATGGCGCTGCAGGCGCAAGGTTGCCCGGCCGTTTCCCTGACCGGCGGTCAGGCCGGCGTGGTGACCGAAGATATTTACCAGAAGGCCCGGATCAAAGACGTGAAGCTCGACCGGATCAAGCGGGAGTTGAAGGCGGGCAAAGTGGTGGTGGTCACCGGTTTCCAGGGAGTGGACAGCAAAGGAGATATCATCACGATCGGCCGGGGCGGTTCCGACACCTCGGCGGTGGCGATCGCCGCGGCGCTCCACGCCCAGGTTTGCGACATTTATACCGACGTGGACGGCGTTTATACGACCGATCCGCGGATCTGTCCCGAAGCGCGGAAACTGAGATATGTTTCTTACGAGGAGATGCTGGAGTTAGCTAGCCTGGGCGCGCAGGTCCTGCACCCGCGCTCGGTCGAATGCGCCAGCATCTACGACATGGTCATCCATCTGCGCAGCAGCCAGAAAGAAGGCGAGGGGACCTATATCATGTCCCCGGAACGAATCATTGAGGAAGGTGGCAAAATGGAAAAGAAAGAAGCGGTCCGGGGTATCGCTCTGGATGAGAATATCGCCAAGATCGGGATCTTTAAAGTGCCGGACAAGCCGGGGACGGCCGCCAGGCTGTTCGGCGCGCTGGCCGCGGAAAAGATCAACGTCGACATGATCGTCCAGTCGATCAATACCGCCGGCTCCCAGGCGGACATGGCCTTTACCGTTGATATGCCGGAGCTGAAAAAAGCGGTGGCGATCACCGAAAAGGTCGCCAAAGAGCTGGGGGCGGAAGGGGTCATTTCCGATCCCGAGGTCTGCAAGATCTCCCTGGTCGGCATCGGCATGGTCAGCCAGCCGGGCACGGCTTCAAAAATGTTCGCCGCTCTGTCGGCGGAAAAG